The Microbacterium sp. LKL04 sequence GCTCGGCGGATCGACCGAGAGCGAGCTCGCCGACGCCCGCGTGATCCTCTGGCACGGCTTCTGCTCGGTGCACCGCCGGTTCACGGTCGACCAGATCGCCGCCGCGCGGACGGATCACCCGGGCGTCCGGGTGATCGTGCACCCCGAATGCCCGATGGACGTCGTCGACGCGGCGGACGAAGCGGGCTCGACGGACGACATCCGGAAGGCCATCGCCGCGGCCACCGAGCCCACGACATTCGCGATCGGCACCGAGATCAACCTCGTCCAGCGTCTGGCGGCGCAGTTCCCGCAACACGAGATCTTCTGCCTCGACCCGGTCGTCTGCCCGTGCTCGACGATGTACCGGATCCACCCGGGCTACCTCGCCTGGATCCTCGAAGGGCTCGTCGCCGGCGAGGTGCGCAACCGCATCACGGTGCCGGCCGACGTCGCCCAGCCGGCGCGCGTCGCCCTCGAGCGGATGCTGGCGGCCAAGCCGTGACCAGCGTCGTCGTGGTCGGCTCGGGCATCGCCGGGTTGACCGCCGCACTCCACGCGGATGCCGGTGGCTCGACGGTCACGATCGTCACCAAGAGCGAGCTCGCCGAAGCCAACACACGGTACGCGCAGGGCGGCATCGCGGGCGCGCTCTCCCCCGACGACCGGACGATCGACCACGCGCACGACACCCTCGTCGCGGGGGCTGGACTCGCCGATCCGGGCGCCGTCGACGTCCTCGTCACGGAAGGTCCGGACCGCATCCGGGACCTCATCGCCGCCGGCGTGCAGTTCGATCGGGACGCTGACGGCACGCTCCGCGCGGGACTCGAGGGAGCGCACTCGTTCCCCCGCATCCTGCACGCCGGGGGCGATGCCACCGGTGCCGAGATCGAGCGCGCACTCGTCGAGCAGATCCGCCGGAGCGGCATCCGTGTCCTCGAGCACTGCTTCGTGACCGACCTGGTCCGCCGGGGCGGACGTGTCGTCGGTGTGGACATCCTCGGCGGCGAGCGCATCGAGGCGGACGCCGTCATCCTCGCGACGGGTGGCGCAGGCCGGCTGTTCGCCCACTCGACCAACCCCGCCGTGGCGACCGGTGACGGCATCGCCCTCGCCGCCAGGGCGGGCGCTGCCGTCCAGGACCTCGAGTTCGTGCAGTTCCACCCCACGGTGCTCGCCACGGGCGACGCGTTCCTCGTCTCGGAGGCCGTGCGCGGTGAGGGCGCGGTCCTCCGCGACGAGAGCGGACGCCGATTCGCCGTCGACGTCCACCCGGACGGCGAACTGGCGCCCCGCGACGTCGTCGCCCGCGCGATCACGGCCGCCATGGCGCGCCAGGGCGGACGACCCGTCCTCCTCGACGCCGCGGCGGTCCACAACCCCGACCCCGACGAGCGAGCACGGTTCCTCGCCGCCCGGTTCCCCACCATCGACGCCGCCGTCCGCTCGCGCGGGCTCGACTGGGCGCGCGAGCCGATCCCCGTCACACCGGCCGCCCACTACCTGATGGGCGGCGTGGTCACCGACCTCGATGGCCGCACCGACGTCCCGGGCCTGTACGCGGTCGGCGAGGTCGCGCGGACCGGAGTCCACGGGGCGAATCGTCTCGCGTCGAACTCCCTGCTCGAGGGCGCCGTCTTCGGCGCCCGTGCCGGTCATGCCGCGGCCACAGACGGTGCGGCGTGGCCCGTGCACGCCGGCGCCCCGACTGTCCGCGAGACGGCGGCCGACGGCATCCCGCACCCGCCCTTCAGCCGGCACGCACTGCAGGAGCTCATGTGGGCGGATGCCGGCGTGACGCGCGATGGCGACGGTCTTCGCCGTGCGGCACGCACCCTCGCCGCGTGGCGCGGCTCCGCCACGCCGCCGGTGACCCTGCCGGAGCACGAGGACGCGAACCTCCTGCTCGTCGCGGAGCTCATGGTCGCCGCCGCGCTCGCGCGGACCGGCTCGGTGGGTTCCCACCAGCGCACGGACGATCCGGCCTCCGCCGATGCGCGCATCCGACCCGACCTGGAAGGGGCTGCGTGATGCTCTCACCCGCCGTCATCGAAGCGACTGTCCGCGCCGCCCTCCTCGAGGACGCTC is a genomic window containing:
- the nadB gene encoding L-aspartate oxidase; this translates as MTSVVVVGSGIAGLTAALHADAGGSTVTIVTKSELAEANTRYAQGGIAGALSPDDRTIDHAHDTLVAGAGLADPGAVDVLVTEGPDRIRDLIAAGVQFDRDADGTLRAGLEGAHSFPRILHAGGDATGAEIERALVEQIRRSGIRVLEHCFVTDLVRRGGRVVGVDILGGERIEADAVILATGGAGRLFAHSTNPAVATGDGIALAARAGAAVQDLEFVQFHPTVLATGDAFLVSEAVRGEGAVLRDESGRRFAVDVHPDGELAPRDVVARAITAAMARQGGRPVLLDAAAVHNPDPDERARFLAARFPTIDAAVRSRGLDWAREPIPVTPAAHYLMGGVVTDLDGRTDVPGLYAVGEVARTGVHGANRLASNSLLEGAVFGARAGHAAATDGAAWPVHAGAPTVRETAADGIPHPPFSRHALQELMWADAGVTRDGDGLRRAARTLAAWRGSATPPVTLPEHEDANLLLVAELMVAAALARTGSVGSHQRTDDPASADARIRPDLEGAA